One Legionella lansingensis genomic region harbors:
- the cysS gene encoding cysteine--tRNA ligase produces the protein MLNLYNSLTRKQEPFKPISPGKIGIYVCGITVYDRCHLGHARSMVCFDVIVRYLRSQGYEVTYVRNITDIDDKIIVRAKERGVSIDELTSQYIKAMHDDTKALNILPPDIEPRATAHIESIITLIKRLIDAGFAYVSENGDVCYQVDRFQEYGKLSHKDLDGLMAGARVEVVKEKRSPLDFVLWKQAKPGEPSWPSIWGDGRPGWHIECSAMAMQELGEHFDIHGGGLDLQFPHHENEIAQSEAATRKPFANYWMHVGLLQVNNEKMAKSVGNFFTIEDVLRQYHPEVIRYFLLSSHYRSSLNYSEENLQNAKNGLMRLYQAIKDINWADNNVDDHWLQQFNQAMDDDFNTPRALSVLFQLSHELNKTNSPLLASTLKYLASILGLLQASPESFLKAGLEEEEKDRIEKLISERLQARTSRNWTRADEIRAILAKEGIDLEDGPNGTTWRKRSL, from the coding sequence ATGTTGAATCTATATAACTCTCTGACAAGAAAGCAAGAGCCATTCAAACCGATATCACCAGGTAAAATTGGTATCTATGTATGTGGAATAACCGTTTATGACCGTTGTCATTTAGGTCATGCTCGTTCCATGGTTTGTTTCGATGTGATCGTTCGCTATTTGCGTTCACAAGGTTATGAAGTCACTTATGTACGCAATATTACTGATATTGATGATAAAATCATTGTTCGCGCTAAAGAGCGAGGGGTATCCATAGATGAATTGACCTCTCAATATATCAAGGCAATGCACGATGATACCAAAGCGCTGAATATTTTACCTCCTGATATTGAGCCAAGGGCTACCGCACATATAGAATCCATCATAACTCTAATTAAAAGATTGATAGATGCGGGGTTTGCTTATGTGAGTGAAAACGGTGATGTCTGTTATCAAGTTGACCGCTTTCAAGAATATGGCAAATTGTCGCATAAAGACTTAGATGGTTTAATGGCTGGCGCACGTGTAGAAGTAGTTAAAGAAAAGCGTTCGCCATTAGATTTTGTATTATGGAAACAAGCAAAACCAGGGGAGCCAAGTTGGCCGTCAATATGGGGGGATGGTCGTCCTGGTTGGCATATTGAATGTTCTGCTATGGCAATGCAGGAGCTTGGTGAGCATTTTGATATCCATGGTGGTGGGCTGGATTTGCAATTTCCTCACCATGAGAATGAAATTGCCCAAAGTGAGGCTGCCACAAGAAAACCTTTTGCGAATTATTGGATGCATGTTGGTTTGTTGCAGGTTAATAATGAAAAAATGGCCAAATCAGTGGGTAATTTCTTTACCATTGAAGACGTATTGCGCCAATACCACCCGGAAGTTATTCGCTATTTTCTGTTGAGTAGCCATTATCGTAGCTCCTTAAATTATTCCGAGGAAAATTTACAAAACGCAAAGAATGGCTTGATGCGGCTGTATCAAGCCATAAAGGACATTAACTGGGCAGACAATAATGTTGATGACCATTGGCTACAACAATTTAATCAAGCCATGGATGATGATTTCAATACACCCAGAGCATTGTCTGTATTGTTCCAATTGAGCCATGAACTCAATAAGACCAATTCTCCTCTACTTGCATCCACTCTAAAGTACTTGGCTTCTATACTGGGCCTGTTACAAGCTTCCCCTGAATCTTTCTTAAAAGCAGGACTTGAGGAGGAAGAAAAGGATAGAATTGAAAAGTTAATCTCAGAAAGGTTGCAGGCTAGAACTTCTCGTAATTGGACAAGAGCGGATGAAATTCGAGCCATTCTAGCCAAGGAAGGGATTGATCTGGAAGATGGTCCGAATGGGACTACCTGGCGCAAGAGATCGTTATAA